Genomic segment of Benincasa hispida cultivar B227 chromosome 1, ASM972705v1, whole genome shotgun sequence:
ggattaaggtcaagttacctaggtcatcgctttgaaatagtcagtcttaaacagtaaatagcgttataaagtaagagtgactgattttgtaataataataataataataataattattattattattattattattattaacaattaaaaaaactagGGCGGGGACAAGAATCGGGGTTGAGGTTGGAGATAGGGCGGGGATCCCCTCCCAGTCGGTTTAAATCTCCGTCTTGACCCTCGTCCCCGGTCAAACCGGGGATTCCCGCCCCGATCAGGTCGAGGACCCACAGGGACCCGACCTTGCGGGGAATTTTGCCATCCCTAGTTCACAACATATGCAATATCAGGTCTGGTGTAGTTCATCAGAAGCATAACACTTCCTATAATCTTTGCGTATTCATATAAAGAAACACTATCACACTTATTTTCCTTAAGACTCGTACTAGCATCGTAAAGTATTCTTATAGGAACGTCATCAAAACTATTAAATCTCTTTAATAGTTTTCATGTGTGATTGACATAAAGAAAATCCATCTTTAGTAACACTAAGTATCACATTAGCcacacctaaatctttcatttcaaattgtgGGGACATAAATAATCTAATATCATTACTTACATCTATGTTTGTACCAAAGATCAGTATATTATCAACATACAAACAAATAATCACACAATCAACTTAAATAAATTTGAGTAAACACATGTATCGAAGAATATTTACATACTGTTAAAGTTCTCACACCATCATTTGATAGCTCATCTATTTGATGTATTATTTAAATGCTATCAAGGCTTTATAGtagttatttcaaatattttagtcataTGAAAATATGTATCAAAATAtctaaagatatatttaaacctaaccattttatttcctttaagAAATTATACTAAATCCATAAAGATCAATTTTCAAGATCCAAGATAGGCTTAATACAATAAAGACTTTATACTTTCAATCAATtgactattatatatatatacttgtaTACCCATTACCATCTCCTTATGTAACCAATGTGGAACTTTGGTCGCATTCTCAATATACATTGGGCATATGCCTCAAAGGGAAATTTATATGGATAACCCCTTTTCAGGggcataaataaaatttgactcaATGCTTAAAATCAAATGGAAAATAGTCTTCTACTTGCATTAGCCACATGTGAAATTAACTACTTGACCCCAAAACACACATGATGGCCTACCACTCGACATTGGTCTTGTTCCTTCCTCTCACATCTCATTTCTTCCACTCGCTTCTTCCTCTCGTTCCTCAATTTATGTCGCCTCCTTCTTTTTCAGTTCGCTTCTTTATTATCGTTCTTTCTCCTTGATCTTGCTCCAGTGTGATAACGCACTCCTTAATAATGAATGGTGATAATTGTACCAAGCATTTCTTCTCACTTACGATTTCATCCTATATGCTTCAAGGCATCCATAGAACCTCAGCCACCATGGAGAGACCTTGGCCATGGATACCTTCATCCAACCAATCGAGTACCATTGAATAGCTCGTCTCTGAAATAGCATCTACCTACAAGAACTAGGGTTTCTTCTAGGTATTCAACCAAGTGGAGGAAGGAAGAAAAAACAAGATAAAGGTGCGAGAGGCAGGAGGAAGAAACAAGATCCATGTTCAAGTGTCAATTCATCAAGTATAGTCATGGATTGAATTGGTGATTTCATAACACGCTTGTGTGAGTAGAAGaccaaatttcatttgattttaaatgtgGTTTGGACTTCTAAAAATAGGTCATTAGTGCCGGTTTCAATTCGTGGTTAATAGGCAGCCTATTATTTGTTTATATCTATTGTGGTGAAGATAGGAGTCAATCTAAGCATAAGTTACCACCATCAAGAAAGATCATATACAAAAGGCATTTACAACTATCAACATTGTTGGCTAACAACCTACTCCACAGCTAGAAATGAAAGAGAATGAATACGTTTTTGTTGCAATTGTCAATAGAATTAACAAAGGAGAAAGTCTAGTCAAGAATTTGACATCCCAACTTCCTTACTAAAGTGAGCATCTTCAGTATACAGCCAGATGTCAGTTCCATTTTGACATAGTAAAAATTTGCCCTTCTTTGCTGTTTCCTTTGTTGGTTGTTCTATCCACAGGCTTTTTCTTCACAATCATCCCAAGTTAGTCATTGAATTCAAGAGGGAACTAATATCCGGTGTTACAATGACTCGTTTGCCGATGTCTCCGAGATCGCAGCACTGTCCCTCTTTAGTGTTGATTGCTACAACATGTTGAAGAAAACTGCAGTCTGAACCAGAAGAAACCTGCAACGGCCACAAAAGAGAACCAAATAAAATCACAATGTATGATCTCTAAATTACATGAACTCGACGATGCTTGATTTCGGTCATAGAAAGCTAACGACATTACTCACGTCATAAAGAGTATCTCCTAGCCTCAACTTAATAGCTCCACTCTTGTATATCAATAGTTTCCCCATACATCCAGCAGACAGTTTCTTCAAATCGCCGAGCTCAGATGAGCCCATGCTCTTTGAAGATCTCAAATTTCCTACTTTCTCCTTTCCCGTTGCAGTAGATGATTGTTTGGGTAAAGGAAGACGTGCAGGAAGCTGAAAAAAGTACTTAGTATTCTCTGTTTTTTCATCCTGTGTCAAAACACAACCGTATTATAACTAGATTCTGCATAAAGAAATAACTACCGgttaatatatgaaataagCCACAGTTATCAATCAATTCACCAACCAGCAATCCAAGATCCAAGGCAGGTATTACAGAGTCCTCGTCATACTCTCGATCCGTCGCATCCTGCCCAAACTCAGCTTCATCAAGTTGTTCTAAATCCAACAAAAGGCAGGAGAGTTAGCTGAACTATAGAACAAAGCCAGAGTGATCCTCCACCAAGGTAAAAAGTTTATTTCAGCATAAATGAACAATCCCTTATCTAAGGACTCATAAAGGTCTGCTTTTGTTTTCAAGATTGATTATAAGCATTCAGAGCGATTAATTATGAAAAccacttttgtcattttaagAATTACTCCAAAACATACTTCTAatgattcaaaatcaattttgattatatataaattgGCAGTTGAAGTGTAAAATCAAGACAACTTTGAACCTGACAAAAGTTATTTGaatcatttcaaaatcactcacaAACATGCCTTCTTAGATGCCTTAGAGATCATTTTGTAACATAAATCACTTTTcacaaaccaaaaaataaaGGTGGACAATGTGATAATTCTGCTATTCCTCACTGGGGAAAGATTAGACATACCAGGGTCTCCAGAGTAAGGCATCCGTATAGGAAGTGTGGTAGGATAATTAGAATTATGGTAATCCTGAAAAGGTATCATGAAATCAGGAAGTTAATCTTTGTGTGTGTGCCAACAGTGAGATAGAGAAAGAGAGCTTACCCAAGGTTCTTTGTAATCCTTCTTGGTCTTGGTTACTATAGCCGAACTAGAGGATTCGGCTATTCcatctttagtttttttatCGAAAATTTTCCCATTTTCTTCAACATCCATAGGCAGAGGCAAGATAAACTCCTCATCTTCATCAACATCAGGCTCAATGTCATTTTTTCTGCTACTGTTTTCTACTTTGGGAACTCCATATGTTCTAATGGAAGATGATGTTGATGCCGCACCGGGACCGAATGCAACTTGCACTGAAGCTGCAGATATGCACATGAAAAATAGAGATCATGTAAAGGCAACAATGGAAATTTCATCTTTTATCTTCATCTTCCCATGCTAAAAACTTGGGATTTTCTTTTCTCAAGCTTTTATAGTCCGCTGTGACAACAAATTATTGAATCGTTGATGTAGATTCAAAATCTGTATGCCACTAATAATCATTAGATGCAAATTTAGGTACTTTTAAAATTTCTCCGTTATACATTCAACTATGCAAAGTCGTCAACCACATCGTCGCAGCCGACTATCTTACGAATGAAAACAAATCCCAGGAGGACAATACAGAGCTATTgatattaattcaaaattttttaaataagctTTACATTTTCTTTGGACCTTGTTCCCTCGTTTTCCGAGATTCTCCTGCAAAGTGGAAAGAAAGTGAAAATAAAACATTATGAGTCCATAGTTTTAACTTTGAACTTAAATAGCCATTAGAAGTCCATAGTTTTAACTTTGACGCCTAAACTAAAACTCGTAACCCAAAAGCTAATTGATAAATCACTATTCATGAAAGAAAGAATCCAAAATAGAGTAAAGACAATGCTCAAATGTAGCCCAAACATTCAAAACTTATCTACAAAACCAATTAGTAAAATCAAACTCAACTACAGCAACAAAATGTTCAAACATAGTTTCAGAAACAAACACCAAACTTAAATGTACTTCAGCTGTTCAAACAACTGAAAATCAATTTACAAATAGCTAAACGAATTAAAGTACTATATCGTGATTAACAGGTAGTTTGGATCTCCAGCGCTCACATattattttactaattaaaaaaattaaaataaaactaaatttgaggTTAACAGGTACAAAGTGTTCTTCTTCCTAATAAGAAACAAACACTATCCTCTCTGTATAGTGTCTCTAATATAATCATActatataaatacatattttggcttcttatataaataaataaataaatacgagTTAAAACACAATACATGAACTTTTGAGCTTTTTGcatgacttaaaaaaaaatttaaaatccatGCATCTACtagttataaaatttaaaatttaaggcaCCTTTATATCTAATActctaaataatttttaaacattttttaattgGAAATAACCAATTATACACAAAACTAAAAGTTTCGAGACCAATAGATATAAAGCTAGAAGTTTAATGtctaaaattgtaatttaacctaaaaaaacAATTTGAGTTCAATCATTGTATGGAGAAAATTAAACCATCAATGTTTTGAATCCTAATAGTGTCTTATATGCTAAATTATACATTACATAGATTAAAAACTAACATTAGTGAATGTCATGTGGTCATATAACACCCAGCAAGATTTCTTTTTTTACCACGATAGTATataaaatttttcatatttactAACATAAAAGTAGCATTTAAGAATTATGTGGGCCATGaaacaaataaagaataaattaatatataattggataaattatcaaaattatgAAAGAGAGTAGTAGTATTGTACGACCCGATTCTCGTTAAAAGTTAAATTAAGAAAGGTCGTCGTACACGTGTCAACTAAACACAcaaattttcctccaaaattaatttaagattaaaatatcattttgctctgtactttaaaatttgttcaattttagtccacATTCGatgttcaattttaatccaCATACTTTTAATCAATCTTACatttaatctttcaaagttaacttttattttaatttactaaataataataataataatagtataattttaatacaacagaatctaaaatgttttaaaagtacgtagactaaaattgaacaattaaaaatatatactcaaattgaacaaactgcaaattttagggataaaatgatgttttaaccataatttaatttaagtttaaatattactttGGTCCTTATACTTTTGTTTTTAGTTCATTCATGttcctatactttcaaaatgttcattttagtccttatacttttaactttggttcattttggtcataataccttcaaaatattcattttggtccttcTACTTTCAAAAAGTAACCATTTTAGtcctttcatttttatttttacttcatttttaaGATAACAAAATAGTCACGATGAAAATGAATATTCTAAAGTACATTGACccaaatgaattaaaataaaaaatagaacaaaatcAACCATTTAAAACTAACTAAAATGAACTTATTTAaacctttaatttattttccaagAGAAACCCCGAACAGTTCttcgaaaaaggaaaaaggaaaaaacgcTGTCCGAGAGTGAATTCATTTCTATAAAACAATTTTCTCGGGAACCAAACGGAAACCAGTAGTAGAAGCGTCGCTCACAactaagaacaaaaaaaaaacttccaaatGTTTTATCCACAAATCTCAAATCCTCCAAAGCTAAACTTAGAACAGAAAATCATCTAAACATCAAACCAAAAAATACACAGAAGTAATCgaaaatcaaagaaaacaacaaagaaGCTTACCGTTGCACGGCGTAAGAGGTACCGAGTTTGAGCAACATAACCATcaccatcttcatcttcactgCAATTCGCCAAACAAATTAGGTTTTTGCAAATTCAGAAACTAAAATGTGGAAGAAGATGATATTCAGAGGATTACATTTTTTGAACCGGCGGTGGCCTTCTGCGCGGTGCGGATTTTGGGGCGAATTTGACCTACAGAAGGAAGAAAGAGAGAGCGAGAAGAGTTTAGATCCAAATCGAGTTAAATATGAACAAGAAGCAAACAATATTTAGctgtaatttgaaaattatattgaTTACCTTTCTGCGTGGAGGAGATGAATCGGGATTCTTCATGAGCTCGAGGTTGAAGATGACGAAgggagaagggaaaaaaatggagaaatgaGAAAAGGGAAGGATCGAACCCTAGATCGGGGGAATGAAGAAATGATGTATTGCCAAGGAAGCCGAATTGATTACACAAGACCAGGCTTGAACTTTAATAATAACTATATTGACAAACAAATTAGCCCCtagaaatatttttagtttaaaaaacacttttagtCCATAAGATtacaccattttattttttatttttattttaaaaaattaagcctatgaatactattttcatctctaaatttcttcttttggtatatattttttaccaatggtttaaaaaaacaagccaaattttgagaactaaaaaaacagct
This window contains:
- the LOC120071251 gene encoding DNA-directed RNA polymerase III subunit rpc4-like, whose translation is MKNPDSSPPRRKVKFAPKSAPRRRPPPVQKIEDEDGDGYVAQTRYLLRRATENLGKRGNKVQRKSSVQVAFGPGAASTSSSIRTYGVPKVENSSRKNDIEPDVDEDEEFILPLPMDVEENGKIFDKKTKDGIAESSSSAIVTKTKKDYKEPWDYHNSNYPTTLPIRMPYSGDPEQLDEAEFGQDATDREYDEDSVIPALDLGLLDEKTENTKYFFQLPARLPLPKQSSTATGKEKVGNLRSSKSMGSSELGDLKKLSAGCMGKLLIYKSGAIKLRLGDTLYDVSSGSDCSFLQHVVAINTKEGQCCDLGDIGKRVIVTPDISSLLNSMTNLG